A portion of the Streptomyces sp. NBC_01335 genome contains these proteins:
- a CDS encoding DUF6801 domain-containing protein produces the protein MSEKTSATASRRSVRLASVAAVATLAGLLSGPGSAADDVDASAVVTYDCDLPSGTVQVPLEVRGTFPATGEVDVPMSPVDVSMTADFEAADLAPLLPEGASEVVSTATLDVDVVQNDQTAQAQWAQFVAPATPLAGDENGKVRLAHTGEVPSVTVSAAGDVTLTAGQLTLGLSAPAVEGEEAPADPVTLTCDRSEGEAGLLATVLVPDAGTPETPDPGGETDPGEGGGEDPGDPEGEPPVVPPVDTSCPDIVPQGEMDISDAPVIPPGAPPFQLNLPGQRVCGYAVGLATIKKLNGSTIINDPSKKPALLSALANQRVTVRTPQMEGGGYNMFNSLATLDLPDAESTFLAFGFQPVSAEVSFETGPLTVSTGNVMEVFGYPVNFAVVSFKQSMRLHDVTVNGVPLDVGPDCRTVRPYKVVLRGDFTGGNPYLNVLEGGPLNGTLDIPAFSGCGSGGQDLDALFTASISGPGNSIALNQANMCVPDADPSVWNCPPRLPALPGAPTPAVD, from the coding sequence ATGAGCGAGAAGACATCGGCGACCGCCTCGCGCAGATCCGTACGTCTGGCATCCGTCGCGGCCGTAGCCACCCTCGCCGGACTGCTGAGCGGTCCGGGGTCGGCGGCCGACGACGTGGACGCCAGTGCCGTGGTGACGTACGACTGCGATCTGCCGTCGGGCACGGTCCAGGTGCCGTTGGAGGTAAGGGGGACATTTCCGGCCACCGGCGAGGTGGATGTGCCGATGTCACCCGTGGACGTGAGCATGACGGCCGACTTCGAGGCTGCCGATCTCGCCCCGTTGTTGCCGGAGGGAGCCAGCGAGGTCGTCAGCACCGCGACGCTCGACGTGGACGTCGTGCAGAACGACCAGACGGCCCAGGCGCAGTGGGCCCAGTTCGTCGCGCCCGCCACGCCGCTGGCCGGCGACGAGAACGGGAAGGTCCGGCTCGCGCACACGGGCGAGGTCCCCTCGGTCACCGTCAGCGCGGCCGGGGACGTCACCCTGACGGCAGGACAGTTGACCCTCGGGCTGAGCGCCCCGGCCGTCGAGGGCGAGGAGGCGCCGGCCGATCCGGTGACCCTGACCTGTGACCGGTCCGAAGGGGAAGCGGGCCTGCTGGCGACGGTTCTGGTGCCGGACGCGGGCACGCCGGAGACGCCGGATCCGGGTGGGGAGACCGACCCGGGGGAGGGCGGCGGGGAGGACCCGGGCGACCCAGAGGGGGAGCCGCCGGTGGTACCCCCCGTCGACACGTCCTGCCCGGACATCGTGCCCCAGGGAGAGATGGACATCAGCGACGCCCCGGTCATCCCCCCGGGTGCACCGCCCTTTCAGCTGAATCTGCCCGGCCAGAGGGTCTGTGGATACGCGGTGGGGCTCGCCACCATCAAGAAACTGAACGGGTCCACGATCATCAACGACCCTTCCAAGAAGCCCGCGTTGCTCTCCGCCCTTGCCAACCAGCGGGTCACGGTTCGCACTCCGCAGATGGAAGGCGGCGGTTACAACATGTTCAACTCGCTCGCCACCCTCGACCTGCCGGACGCCGAGTCGACGTTCCTCGCGTTCGGTTTCCAGCCCGTCTCTGCCGAGGTCTCGTTCGAGACCGGACCTCTCACCGTCTCGACCGGTAACGTGATGGAGGTCTTCGGGTATCCCGTGAACTTCGCGGTGGTCTCCTTCAAGCAGTCCATGCGGCTGCACGATGTGACGGTGAACGGTGTACCGCTCGACGTGGGTCCCGACTGCCGGACCGTGCGCCCTTACAAGGTAGTGCTCCGCGGGGACTTCACCGGCGGGAACCCCTATCTGAACGTACTGGAGGGCGGACCGCTCAACGGGACGTTGGACATACCCGCTTTCTCCGGGTGCGGTAGCGGCGGTCAGGACCTGGACGCGTTGTTCACCGCGTCGATATCCGGACCGGGAAACTCCATCGCGCTGAATCAGGCCAACATGTGCGTCCCGGACGCGGACCCGTCGGTCTGGAACTGTCCGCCGAGGCTTCCCGCGTTGCCCGGCGCCCCTACCCCCGCTGTCGACTGA
- a CDS encoding MDR family MFS transporter, which translates to MTTASSETAPVAPSAAAPPVLDPRRRNIVFATIVLGILLAALDQTIVGTALPTIVSDLGGAAHMSWVVTAYLLAETVATVLVGKFGDLFGRKLVFQVSAIVFITGSFLCGLASNMLLLIIWRGLQGIGAGGLMVTSMALIADVIPLRERGKYQGAIGAVFGVSTVVGPLLGGVFTDHLTWRWAFYVNVPIAIVVVIAAARNIPSVRAAGRPVIDYLGIALVAVGASALILGTSWGGNEYAWGSPVIIGLFVGGLVALALFVRVESRAKEPMLPMRLFHNPVFTVCAILSFIVGFAMLGAMTFLPTYLQYVDANSATISGVRTLPMVIGLLIASIFSGNTVSRTGRYRIFPIVGSLVMAAGLFLMSLMGPDTGVFLESVYMFVLGLGIGLSMQVLTIAVQNTVDYADLGTATSGVTFFRTLGSSFGTAVFGTIYANSLGPNLQQGVAEAARAGGDPATLTAASQNPLSLHALPDAQSAPLAQAYADTIHTVFLWTVPVALIGFVVALFLKEVKLRDSARAGSTDMGEGFAQPMSGNPDRVLEFSVAKILHGARPDTARRIVDASDTRLDMAGAWAVMQVDLFTRMVGHAGLGLIATRHRLPPEVLVPVFDRMIDEGYLTGDGRLFQHTAAGRREAATITSAWARWLNERLEEDGARPDDRQLRAAVDVIAKQLLAEDLAAELAPAPRNHAPAPVGTAV; encoded by the coding sequence GTGACCACAGCCAGCAGCGAGACCGCTCCGGTGGCGCCGAGCGCCGCCGCGCCGCCCGTCCTCGACCCTCGCCGCCGCAACATCGTCTTCGCGACGATCGTGCTCGGGATCCTCCTCGCGGCGCTGGACCAGACGATCGTGGGCACGGCGCTGCCCACGATCGTCTCGGACCTCGGCGGGGCGGCCCACATGTCCTGGGTGGTCACCGCCTATCTGCTCGCCGAGACCGTCGCCACGGTGCTGGTCGGCAAGTTCGGTGACCTGTTCGGCCGCAAGCTCGTGTTCCAGGTATCGGCGATCGTCTTCATCACCGGCTCGTTCCTCTGCGGCCTGGCCTCCAACATGCTGCTGCTGATCATCTGGCGCGGTCTCCAGGGCATCGGCGCGGGTGGCCTGATGGTGACCTCGATGGCTCTGATCGCCGACGTGATCCCGTTGCGCGAACGCGGCAAGTACCAGGGTGCGATCGGGGCCGTGTTCGGTGTGTCGACCGTCGTCGGCCCGCTGCTGGGCGGGGTGTTCACCGACCACCTGACCTGGCGCTGGGCGTTCTACGTCAACGTGCCGATCGCCATCGTGGTGGTCATCGCGGCGGCCCGGAACATCCCGTCCGTGCGGGCCGCCGGCCGCCCGGTCATCGACTACCTGGGCATCGCCCTGGTGGCGGTCGGCGCGAGCGCGCTGATCCTCGGGACGAGCTGGGGCGGCAACGAGTACGCCTGGGGCTCCCCCGTCATAATCGGCCTCTTCGTCGGCGGGCTCGTCGCGCTCGCCCTGTTCGTGCGGGTGGAGAGCCGGGCCAAGGAACCGATGCTGCCGATGCGGCTCTTCCACAACCCGGTCTTCACGGTCTGCGCGATCCTGAGCTTCATCGTCGGCTTCGCGATGCTCGGAGCGATGACCTTCCTCCCCACGTACCTCCAGTACGTGGACGCGAACTCGGCGACGATCTCCGGCGTCCGGACGCTCCCGATGGTCATCGGTCTGCTGATCGCCTCGATCTTCAGCGGCAACACCGTCAGCAGGACCGGCCGGTACCGGATCTTCCCCATCGTGGGCTCGCTGGTGATGGCCGCCGGGCTCTTCCTGATGTCCCTGATGGGCCCGGACACCGGGGTGTTCCTGGAGTCGGTCTACATGTTCGTGCTCGGCCTCGGCATCGGCCTGTCGATGCAGGTCCTGACGATCGCCGTGCAGAACACCGTGGACTACGCGGACCTGGGTACGGCCACTTCGGGCGTGACCTTCTTCCGTACCCTCGGCAGCTCCTTCGGCACGGCGGTCTTCGGCACGATCTACGCCAACTCGCTGGGCCCGAACCTCCAGCAGGGGGTGGCCGAGGCCGCGCGGGCGGGCGGTGATCCCGCGACGCTGACCGCGGCCTCGCAGAACCCGCTGAGCCTGCACGCCCTGCCCGACGCGCAGTCCGCGCCGCTCGCCCAGGCGTACGCGGACACCATCCACACCGTCTTCCTCTGGACGGTGCCGGTGGCACTGATCGGGTTCGTGGTGGCGCTGTTCCTCAAGGAGGTCAAGCTGCGGGACTCGGCGCGGGCCGGTTCCACCGACATGGGCGAGGGCTTCGCCCAGCCCATGAGCGGGAACCCGGACCGCGTCCTGGAGTTCTCGGTGGCCAAGATCCTCCACGGCGCCCGCCCGGACACCGCACGGCGGATCGTCGACGCGTCCGACACCCGGCTGGACATGGCGGGCGCCTGGGCCGTCATGCAGGTCGACCTGTTCACACGGATGGTCGGGCACGCCGGTCTCGGGCTGATCGCGACCCGCCACCGGCTGCCCCCGGAGGTCCTGGTCCCGGTCTTCGACCGGATGATCGACGAGGGCTACCTGACCGGCGACGGACGGCTCTTCCAGCACACCGCGGCGGGCCGCCGGGAGGCCGCCACGATCACCTCCGCCTGGGCCCGGTGGCTCAACGAACGGCTGGAGGAGGACGGCGCCCGGCCCGACGACCGGCAGCTGAGGGCTGCCGTCGACGTCATCGCCAAGCAGCTCCTCGCGGAGGACCTGGCGGCCGAACTCGCCCCGGCTCCCCGGAACCACGCGCCCGCTCCGGTGGGCACCGCGGTCTGA
- a CDS encoding helix-turn-helix domain-containing protein: MPAVSQPSDLGEPLGPLPQEFAAIVRPELPSLIREIGLEVTRAYPEYARLFDSPHGEGIRVGLEQSISVFVEQVARPSAPTPLRDEMCRRFGRFEAYEGRGLDQLQGAYRLGARIALRRAKKVGRRYNLSPTMMLTFADALFTYVDELESLSREGYLEVRAATDDHTETLRRRLLHLILTGRPAPRSAIAELCEQTGWTMPEEATLVALRPSPDLGRLALDRDVLADLTDPQPNMLIPGPIDDARRRMLDHALLGAHAAVGLTVPPSHAPDSIRWARRLLELVDTGVIDDAPLVLAEDHLITLWLLSDTALLDQLSKRELAPVSALSATRRERLIETLRIWLDTRGTAAHMGELLDVHPQTVRYRMRSLESLFGEQLVDPESRFSTEAVLRALRLRSRGGDGTPRR, translated from the coding sequence ATGCCGGCAGTCTCGCAGCCCTCGGACCTCGGGGAACCTCTGGGACCACTGCCCCAGGAGTTTGCAGCGATCGTCCGCCCCGAACTCCCGAGCCTCATCCGCGAGATAGGCCTGGAGGTCACCCGCGCCTACCCGGAGTACGCGCGGCTCTTCGACAGCCCGCACGGCGAGGGCATCCGGGTCGGCCTGGAACAGAGCATCTCCGTCTTCGTCGAACAGGTGGCGCGACCGTCCGCGCCCACCCCGTTGCGGGACGAGATGTGCCGGCGGTTCGGCCGGTTCGAGGCGTACGAGGGCAGGGGCCTCGACCAGCTCCAGGGGGCCTACCGCCTCGGCGCCCGCATCGCCTTACGCCGTGCGAAGAAGGTGGGACGGCGGTACAACCTCTCCCCCACCATGATGCTGACCTTCGCGGACGCCCTGTTCACCTATGTCGACGAGCTCGAATCCCTCTCCCGCGAGGGGTACTTGGAGGTACGGGCCGCCACCGACGACCACACCGAGACGCTCCGCCGCCGCCTGCTGCACCTGATCCTCACGGGCCGCCCGGCCCCCCGCAGCGCGATCGCCGAACTCTGCGAGCAGACCGGCTGGACCATGCCGGAGGAGGCGACCCTGGTCGCCCTGCGCCCCTCCCCCGACCTGGGGCGTCTCGCGCTGGACCGCGACGTGCTCGCCGACCTGACGGACCCTCAGCCCAACATGCTCATCCCGGGCCCGATCGACGACGCGCGAAGACGCATGCTCGACCACGCGCTGCTGGGCGCGCACGCGGCGGTCGGCCTGACCGTCCCGCCGTCCCACGCGCCGGACTCGATCCGCTGGGCCCGCAGGCTCCTTGAGCTGGTGGACACGGGAGTGATCGACGACGCCCCGCTGGTGCTGGCCGAGGACCACCTCATCACCCTGTGGCTGCTCTCCGACACGGCCCTGCTGGACCAGCTCTCGAAGCGGGAGCTGGCCCCGGTCTCCGCCCTCAGCGCCACCCGGCGGGAGCGACTGATCGAGACGCTGCGCATCTGGCTCGACACCCGGGGAACCGCCGCCCACATGGGCGAACTGCTCGACGTCCACCCGCAGACGGTCCGTTACCGCATGCGGAGCCTGGAGTCCCTGTTCGGCGAGCAACTGGTCGACCCCGAGAGCCGTTTCTCCACCGAGGCCGTCCTGCGGGCGCTCCGCCTCCGCTCGCGTGGCGGCGACGGCACCCCACGACGGTGA
- a CDS encoding SCP2 sterol-binding domain-containing protein, with translation MADHSSGELTEELSRLDFSAVSPEEFARIVKGLSVKQLGEVMHGELRTRILHAVFDRMRQQFRPDAAGGLKALIRWKITGETEEVYETAIADGNCSVTQGRSAAEPRTTLVMGDAEFLKLVSGNGNPVTMFMMRKLKIVGDVGLAAGLTRYFDIPKA, from the coding sequence GTGGCCGACCACAGCAGCGGCGAGCTCACCGAGGAGCTGTCCCGGCTCGACTTCTCGGCCGTCTCGCCCGAGGAGTTCGCCCGGATCGTCAAGGGCCTGTCCGTCAAGCAGCTCGGCGAGGTGATGCACGGTGAACTCCGGACACGGATACTCCACGCGGTCTTCGACCGGATGCGGCAGCAGTTCCGGCCGGACGCGGCCGGGGGGCTCAAGGCCCTGATCCGCTGGAAGATCACCGGTGAGACCGAGGAGGTCTACGAGACGGCCATCGCCGACGGGAACTGCTCCGTCACGCAGGGCCGTTCGGCGGCCGAGCCACGCACCACGCTGGTGATGGGCGACGCCGAGTTCCTCAAACTGGTCTCCGGCAACGGCAATCCGGTCACCATGTTCATGATGCGCAAGCTGAAGATCGTCGGGGACGTCGGTCTGGCCGCGGGTCTCACCCGCTACTTCGACATCCCGAAGGCGTGA
- a CDS encoding ABC transporter ATP-binding protein has product MGIEVVVEGLTKSFGRQNIWQDVSLTLPAGEVSVMLGPSGTGKTVFLKSIIGLLKPERGRVLINGVDMVNSPERDIYETRKLFGLMFQDGALFGSMSLFDNIAFPLREHTRKTESEIRRIVMERIDIVGLLGAEGKLPGEISGGMRKRAGLARALVLDPQIILCDEPDSGLDPVRTAYLSQLLIDLNAQIDATMLIVTHNLDIAATVPDNMGMLFSRNLVTFGPREVLLTSDLPVVSQFLSGRREGPIGMSEEKDAALLAAEASGGHGPGGHAGQGPRGVVPQLEPSPGMPVRQGALRRRERVAAMMHQLPVAAQHAILRSQTTTTGGARP; this is encoded by the coding sequence ATGGGAATCGAAGTCGTCGTCGAAGGCCTTACCAAGTCTTTCGGCAGACAGAACATCTGGCAGGATGTGTCACTCACGCTTCCCGCCGGTGAGGTCAGCGTCATGCTCGGGCCGTCCGGCACCGGGAAGACCGTGTTCCTGAAATCCATCATCGGGCTCCTCAAGCCCGAACGGGGACGCGTCCTCATCAACGGTGTCGACATGGTGAACAGCCCCGAGCGGGACATCTACGAGACCCGGAAACTCTTCGGGCTCATGTTCCAGGACGGCGCCCTTTTCGGCTCGATGTCCCTCTTCGACAACATCGCCTTCCCGCTGCGCGAGCACACGCGCAAGACGGAGTCCGAGATCCGTCGCATCGTCATGGAGCGCATCGACATCGTCGGACTCCTCGGGGCGGAGGGGAAGCTGCCCGGGGAGATCTCGGGCGGCATGCGCAAGCGGGCCGGCCTCGCGCGCGCCCTGGTCCTCGACCCGCAGATCATCCTCTGCGACGAGCCGGACTCCGGCCTCGACCCGGTGCGCACCGCCTACCTCTCGCAGCTCCTGATCGACCTCAACGCGCAGATCGACGCGACGATGCTGATCGTCACCCACAACCTCGACATCGCGGCCACCGTCCCCGACAACATGGGGATGCTCTTCTCCCGCAACCTCGTCACCTTCGGCCCGCGCGAGGTGCTGCTCACCAGCGACCTGCCGGTGGTCTCGCAGTTCCTCTCCGGCCGCCGCGAGGGGCCCATCGGCATGTCCGAGGAGAAGGACGCCGCCCTGCTCGCCGCCGAGGCCTCCGGCGGCCACGGCCCCGGCGGCCACGCCGGCCAGGGGCCGCGCGGCGTCGTCCCGCAGCTGGAACCCTCGCCCGGGATGCCCGTACGGCAGGGCGCCCTGCGCCGCCGCGAGCGGGTCGCCGCGATGATGCACCAGCTGCCGGTCGCCGCCCAGCACGCCATCCTGCGCAGCCAGACCACGACCACCGGCGGTGCGCGCCCGTGA
- a CDS encoding acyl-CoA dehydrogenase family protein → MSFFSLALTEEQRDLRDWVHGFAAEVVRPAAAEWDAREETPWPVIREAARIGLYGFESLADMYGDPTGLSLQIANEELFWGDAGIGMALFGTSLAVAGIFASGTPDQLAEWVPQCYGDEDDPKVAAFAVSEPQAGSDVSAMRTRARYDGAKDEWVLSGQKAWITNGGIAEIHVVVASVEPELGARGQAAFIVPPGTPGLEAGRTVKKLGLRASHTADLFLDDVRVPGHCLLGGKEKLDARLARAREGGTARKPSKGQAAMATFEVSRPTVGAQALGIARAAYEYALEYAGQREAFGRPIVENQSIAFALADIRTEIEAVRLLIWQAAWMARNDRTFDAGQGSMSKLRAGELAVAATEKAVQILGGAGYSREHPVERMYRDAKIYTIFEGTSEIQRLVIARAITGRQIR, encoded by the coding sequence ATGAGCTTCTTCTCCCTCGCCCTGACCGAGGAACAGCGGGATCTGCGCGACTGGGTGCACGGCTTCGCCGCCGAGGTGGTGCGCCCCGCGGCGGCCGAGTGGGACGCCCGGGAGGAGACTCCCTGGCCCGTCATCCGGGAGGCCGCGCGGATCGGGCTGTACGGATTCGAGTCGCTCGCCGACATGTACGGGGACCCGACCGGCCTCTCCCTCCAGATCGCCAACGAGGAGCTCTTCTGGGGCGACGCGGGCATCGGCATGGCCCTCTTCGGCACCTCGCTCGCGGTCGCCGGGATCTTCGCCTCCGGCACCCCCGACCAGCTCGCCGAGTGGGTCCCGCAGTGCTACGGCGACGAGGACGACCCCAAGGTGGCCGCCTTCGCGGTGTCCGAGCCGCAGGCCGGCTCCGACGTCTCGGCGATGCGTACCCGGGCACGGTACGACGGGGCCAAGGACGAGTGGGTGCTCTCCGGCCAGAAGGCGTGGATCACCAACGGAGGGATCGCCGAGATCCACGTCGTCGTCGCCTCCGTCGAACCGGAGCTCGGCGCCCGGGGCCAGGCCGCCTTCATCGTGCCGCCCGGCACCCCCGGCCTGGAGGCGGGCCGCACGGTCAAGAAGCTGGGCCTGCGCGCCTCGCACACCGCGGACCTCTTCCTGGACGACGTACGCGTACCCGGCCACTGCCTCCTCGGCGGAAAGGAGAAGCTGGACGCCCGCCTCGCCCGCGCCCGCGAGGGCGGAACGGCCCGGAAACCGTCCAAGGGACAGGCGGCGATGGCGACCTTCGAGGTCAGCCGCCCGACCGTCGGCGCCCAGGCGCTCGGCATCGCGCGCGCCGCGTACGAGTACGCCCTGGAGTACGCCGGTCAGCGGGAGGCGTTCGGCCGCCCCATCGTGGAGAACCAGTCGATCGCGTTCGCACTGGCCGACATCCGTACCGAGATCGAGGCGGTACGCCTGCTGATCTGGCAGGCCGCGTGGATGGCCCGCAACGACCGGACCTTCGACGCCGGACAGGGCTCCATGTCGAAGCTGCGCGCGGGCGAACTCGCGGTCGCCGCCACGGAGAAGGCCGTACAGATCCTGGGCGGCGCGGGCTACAGCCGGGAGCACCCGGTGGAGCGGATGTACCGGGACGCGAAGATCTACACGATCTTCGAGGGCACCAGTGAGATCCAGCGGCTGGTGATCGCCCGCGCGATCACCGGGCGGCAGATCCGCTGA
- a CDS encoding MlaE family ABC transporter permease: protein MTAEIPVRPAEPPQKPPPAPVPSPQPVQKQPSRLLAPLRETGKLFALGVAVTRAVFRRPFQAREFIEQFWFIASVTILPAALVSIPFGAVIALQVGSLTQQLGAQSFTGGASVLAVIQQASPLIVALLIAGAGGSAICADLGSRKIREELDAMEVMGVSPVQRLVVPRVLATMFVALLLNGLVSVVGTLGGYFFNVIMQDGTPGAYLASFSALAQLPDLWISEFKALIFGFLAGIVAAYRGLNPRGGPKGVGDAVNQSVVITFMLLFFVNMVLTAVYLQIVPAKGS, encoded by the coding sequence GTGACCGCCGAGATACCGGTGCGGCCGGCCGAGCCGCCACAGAAGCCGCCACCCGCGCCCGTACCGTCCCCGCAGCCCGTCCAGAAGCAGCCCTCACGGTTGCTCGCACCGCTGCGGGAGACCGGGAAGCTCTTCGCCCTCGGGGTCGCGGTGACCCGGGCCGTCTTCCGACGCCCCTTCCAGGCGCGGGAGTTCATCGAGCAGTTCTGGTTCATCGCCAGCGTCACCATCCTGCCCGCCGCGCTCGTCTCCATCCCGTTCGGCGCCGTCATCGCCCTCCAGGTCGGCTCGCTCACCCAGCAGCTCGGCGCCCAGTCGTTCACCGGCGGCGCCAGCGTCCTCGCGGTCATCCAGCAGGCCAGCCCGCTCATCGTCGCGCTGCTCATCGCGGGCGCCGGCGGCTCCGCGATCTGCGCCGACCTCGGCTCCCGCAAGATCCGCGAGGAACTCGACGCGATGGAGGTCATGGGCGTCTCGCCCGTACAGCGCCTCGTCGTCCCGCGCGTCCTCGCCACCATGTTCGTCGCCCTGCTGCTCAACGGCCTGGTCTCGGTCGTCGGCACCCTCGGCGGCTACTTCTTCAACGTGATCATGCAGGACGGCACCCCCGGCGCCTACCTCGCCAGCTTCTCCGCGCTCGCCCAGCTCCCCGACCTGTGGATCAGCGAGTTCAAGGCCCTCATCTTCGGCTTCCTCGCCGGGATCGTCGCCGCCTACCGCGGCCTCAACCCGCGCGGCGGCCCCAAGGGCGTCGGCGACGCGGTGAACCAGTCCGTCGTCATCACCTTCATGCTGCTGTTCTTCGTGAACATGGTCCTCACGGCGGTCTACCTCCAGATCGTCCCCGCGAAGGGGAGCTGA
- a CDS encoding MlaE family ABC transporter permease, producing MSMLSWLDRSGDQLNFYVRALIWIPRTLRRYTKEVQRLLAEVAFGSGGLGVIGGTIGVMIAMTLFTGTVVGLQGYAALNQIGTSAFTGFISAYFNTREIAPLVAGLALSATVGAGFTAQLGAMRINEEVDALEAMGVRSMPYLVTTRIIAGVVAIIPLYAIGLLSSYVASRYVTVLFNGQSEGTYDHYFNLFLSPDDVLLSVLKVLIFSVLVILAHCYYGFRAEGGPAGVGIAVGRSVRNAIVLISVTDFFLSLAIWGATTTVKVAG from the coding sequence ATGTCCATGCTCAGCTGGCTCGACCGCTCCGGCGACCAACTCAACTTCTACGTACGCGCGTTGATCTGGATCCCGCGCACGCTGCGCCGCTACACGAAAGAGGTGCAGCGCCTCCTCGCCGAGGTCGCCTTCGGCAGCGGCGGCCTCGGCGTCATCGGCGGCACCATCGGCGTGATGATCGCGATGACGCTCTTCACCGGGACCGTCGTCGGCCTCCAGGGGTACGCCGCCCTCAACCAGATCGGCACCTCCGCCTTCACCGGCTTCATCTCCGCCTACTTCAACACCCGTGAGATCGCGCCCCTGGTGGCCGGACTCGCGCTCTCCGCGACCGTCGGCGCCGGCTTCACCGCCCAGCTCGGCGCGATGCGGATCAACGAGGAGGTCGACGCCCTGGAGGCGATGGGCGTCCGCTCGATGCCCTACCTCGTCACCACCCGGATCATCGCGGGCGTCGTCGCCATCATCCCGCTCTACGCGATCGGGCTGCTCTCCTCGTACGTCGCCTCCCGGTACGTCACCGTCCTCTTCAACGGCCAGTCCGAGGGCACCTACGACCACTACTTCAACCTCTTCCTCTCCCCGGACGACGTGCTGCTCTCCGTCCTCAAGGTGCTGATCTTCAGCGTGCTGGTGATCCTCGCCCACTGCTACTACGGCTTCCGCGCCGAAGGCGGCCCCGCCGGGGTCGGCATCGCGGTGGGCCGCTCGGTGCGCAACGCGATCGTGCTGATCAGCGTCACCGACTTCTTCCTCTCGCTCGCCATCTGGGGCGCCACGACGACCGTGAAGGTGGCCGGCTGA
- a CDS encoding cytochrome P450, giving the protein MSSAPRESHASPASPLPDILSPAFAADPYGAYRIMREQAPLIRHEPTNSFLVSRYEDVERVFRDKAQEFTTENYDWQLEPVHGRTILQLSGRDHAVRRALVAPAFRGADLQEKFLPVIERNARELIDAFRHTGEADLVTDFATRFPVLVIADMLGLDRADHDRFHGWYTSVIAFLGNLAGDPEIAAAGERTRQEFAAYMIPVIRRRREEPGDDLLSALCAAEVDGVRMSDEDIKAFCSLLLAAGGETTDKAIASVFANLLAHPDQLAAVREDRSLIDRAFAETLRFTPPVHMIMRQTATEVELSGGTVPAGATVTCLIGSANRDDTRYRDPDRFDLFRTDLTSATAFSAAADHLAFALGRHFCVGALLAKAEVETGVGQLLDAMPDLRLADGFTPVERGVFTRGPESLPVRFTPAG; this is encoded by the coding sequence ATGTCTTCCGCCCCGCGCGAGTCGCACGCATCGCCCGCGTCGCCACTGCCGGACATTCTCTCGCCCGCCTTCGCCGCCGACCCCTACGGGGCCTACCGGATCATGCGCGAGCAGGCCCCGCTGATCCGGCACGAACCGACGAACAGCTTTCTCGTCTCCCGGTACGAGGACGTCGAGCGGGTCTTCCGCGACAAGGCCCAGGAGTTCACCACCGAGAACTACGACTGGCAGCTCGAACCCGTCCACGGCCGGACCATCCTCCAGCTCAGCGGCCGGGACCACGCCGTGCGCCGGGCGCTGGTCGCCCCCGCCTTCCGGGGCGCCGACCTCCAGGAGAAGTTCCTGCCGGTCATCGAGCGCAACGCCCGCGAACTGATCGACGCCTTCCGGCACACCGGTGAGGCCGACCTCGTCACCGACTTCGCCACCCGCTTCCCGGTCCTGGTCATCGCCGACATGCTCGGCCTCGACCGGGCGGACCACGACCGCTTCCACGGCTGGTACACCTCCGTCATCGCCTTCCTCGGCAACCTCGCCGGCGACCCGGAGATCGCCGCGGCGGGCGAGCGGACCCGCCAGGAGTTCGCCGCGTACATGATTCCGGTCATCCGGCGGCGCCGGGAGGAGCCCGGCGACGACCTGCTCTCCGCGCTCTGCGCCGCCGAGGTCGACGGGGTGCGCATGAGCGACGAGGACATCAAGGCCTTCTGCAGCCTGCTGCTCGCGGCCGGGGGCGAGACCACCGACAAGGCCATCGCCTCGGTCTTCGCCAACCTCCTCGCCCACCCCGACCAGCTCGCCGCCGTCCGCGAGGACCGCTCACTGATCGACCGGGCGTTCGCCGAGACGCTGCGCTTCACCCCGCCCGTCCACATGATCATGCGCCAGACGGCGACGGAGGTGGAGCTCAGCGGCGGTACCGTCCCGGCCGGGGCGACGGTCACCTGTCTGATCGGCTCCGCGAACCGTGACGACACCCGCTACCGCGACCCGGACCGCTTCGACCTCTTCCGTACGGACCTCACCAGCGCCACCGCCTTCTCGGCCGCCGCCGACCACCTGGCCTTCGCGCTGGGCCGGCACTTCTGCGTCGGCGCGCTGCTCGCCAAGGCCGAGGTGGAGACCGGCGTCGGCCAACTCCTGGACGCGATGCCCGACCTGCGCCTCGCGGACGGCTTCACCCCGGTCGAGCGGGGCGTCTTCACCCGGGGACCGGAATCCCTCCCGGTGCGGTTCACGCCGGCCGGATGA